In the genome of Cutibacterium equinum, one region contains:
- a CDS encoding NUDIX hydrolase — protein sequence MVDDESDPEDFRIQVEVVGDCGRLLLDDPPYPEGLTRAISLASDDAILGHEVRRLEARVAVDDEEVIHALHRAGYRREGRLRQARNCPDGWADEFVYSRLATDEIYTRTGHTGMLDSVLPTKRVISHVLVRDELGRILMCETTYKPDWELPGGVVEPVESPHAGAVRECREELGVSLDIPATPVLIDWMPPALGWSDAIEFIYDAGVVDPSLAATMRPGDSEIGQLHWVDPADVPDHVTELSARRISTMLADSTPRATENGFSL from the coding sequence GTGGTCGATGACGAGTCCGATCCCGAGGACTTTCGGATCCAGGTCGAGGTGGTGGGCGACTGCGGTCGCCTTCTCCTCGATGATCCGCCATATCCAGAAGGTCTGACGCGGGCCATTTCTCTGGCCTCCGACGACGCCATCCTTGGCCACGAGGTGCGTCGCTTGGAGGCCCGCGTGGCCGTCGACGACGAAGAGGTCATCCATGCCCTGCACCGGGCCGGATACCGGCGGGAGGGACGACTGCGACAGGCTCGCAACTGCCCGGACGGGTGGGCCGACGAATTCGTCTATTCCCGGCTGGCCACCGACGAGATTTACACGCGGACCGGTCACACCGGCATGCTCGACTCCGTGCTGCCCACCAAACGGGTCATCTCCCATGTCCTGGTCCGAGACGAACTCGGACGCATACTCATGTGTGAGACGACCTACAAGCCCGACTGGGAGCTTCCCGGCGGTGTCGTCGAGCCGGTGGAATCGCCCCACGCCGGTGCGGTGCGCGAGTGCCGGGAGGAGTTGGGGGTCAGCCTCGACATCCCGGCCACCCCCGTGCTCATCGATTGGATGCCCCCTGCGCTGGGGTGGTCTGACGCCATCGAGTTCATCTACGACGCCGGTGTCGTCGACCCTTCCTTGGCTGCCACGATGCGTCCTGGCGACAGCGAGATCGGCCAGTTGCACTGGGTTGATCCTGCTGACGTCCCAGACCACGTCACCGAGCTGTCGGCCCGACGTATCTCGACCATGCTCGCAGATTCCACGCCACGGGCCACGGAAAATGGGTTTTCGTTGTAA
- a CDS encoding phosphotransferase: protein MTAWDDAQVRDRMWDHISTARWFSGKGRGGTLARLLPLAPVVDLDDLTVLPVIAMVCYPQAPEEYYQLLLALRPGTRDGLAQLHVNGETVTVTDAIADQECLTVWARTILEADPHAADGTWQVHRRLDPPEPVRSVDVFGGEQSNTSIMVGDAIMIKVFRRLEPGDNLDIAIHGALNDAGVSSVAKLYGHISGQIPADEDINTDLAMIVERLPQPQDGWELICEKAAVLEDVTDLVADLGRCLRTTHAALEHTFDTAEVDGNQIADDMVRRLDAAVAAAPALEPHRDVLATRFEKLRGRRLAAQQVHGDFHLGQTLLTPDGWRIIDFEGEPLKPLTERRLPDSRWRDVAGMMRSLSYATSAHAEPTAPQTLAWAQRARDAFLDGYGRPDDAESDVLAAYEADKAGYETVYETLNRPTWIDIPLSAIRAMEQDG from the coding sequence ATGACCGCATGGGACGACGCACAGGTCCGGGACCGGATGTGGGACCACATCAGCACTGCTCGGTGGTTCTCCGGCAAGGGTCGAGGTGGCACGTTGGCCCGGCTGCTGCCGCTGGCCCCGGTCGTTGACCTCGATGACCTGACCGTGCTGCCCGTCATTGCCATGGTCTGCTACCCGCAGGCCCCTGAGGAGTATTACCAACTCCTGCTGGCCCTGCGCCCGGGAACCCGTGATGGCCTGGCGCAGTTGCACGTCAATGGTGAGACCGTCACGGTCACCGACGCCATTGCCGACCAAGAGTGTCTGACGGTGTGGGCCCGGACCATTCTCGAGGCTGACCCTCACGCCGCGGACGGCACATGGCAGGTTCATCGTCGCCTCGACCCCCCTGAACCGGTGCGATCAGTCGACGTTTTTGGCGGCGAGCAGTCAAACACCTCGATCATGGTCGGCGATGCCATCATGATCAAGGTCTTCCGTCGCCTCGAACCCGGTGACAACCTCGACATCGCCATTCACGGGGCCCTCAACGATGCCGGCGTCTCCTCGGTGGCCAAGCTCTACGGCCACATCAGCGGCCAGATCCCTGCCGACGAGGACATCAACACCGATCTGGCCATGATCGTCGAGAGGCTCCCCCAGCCTCAGGACGGGTGGGAACTCATCTGTGAGAAGGCCGCCGTTCTGGAAGACGTCACCGACCTCGTCGCTGACCTGGGCCGATGCCTGCGGACCACCCATGCTGCGTTGGAGCACACCTTCGACACCGCCGAGGTGGACGGGAACCAGATCGCCGACGACATGGTGCGTCGCCTCGACGCTGCCGTCGCGGCAGCCCCGGCGCTGGAACCGCATCGCGATGTCCTCGCCACTCGTTTCGAGAAGTTGCGCGGTCGCCGTCTGGCCGCTCAGCAGGTGCACGGGGACTTCCACCTCGGGCAGACCTTGCTGACCCCTGACGGCTGGCGAATCATCGACTTCGAGGGAGAACCCCTCAAGCCCCTGACCGAACGGCGCCTACCCGATTCTCGCTGGCGTGACGTGGCAGGAATGATGCGCTCGCTGTCCTATGCCACCTCGGCCCATGCTGAACCCACCGCCCCGCAGACCTTGGCGTGGGCGCAACGGGCCCGCGACGCCTTCCTGGACGGCTACGGTCGACCAGATGACGCCGAGAGCGACGTCTTGGCCGCCTACGAGGCCGACAAGGCCGGATACGAAACCGTCTACGAAACCCTCAACCGGCCGACATGGATTGACATCCCCCTGTCGGCGATCCGGGCCATGGAGCAGGATGGATGA
- the treS gene encoding maltose alpha-D-glucosyltransferase, translating to MTHSSYTPAEDIPETLAPTGALGLTSAQLQAKLDEIHPIGSIDRTDTEWFRTAVFYEVLVRSFKDSNGDGTGDFKGLTEKLDYLQWLGVDCLWLPPFYDSPLHDGGYDIRDYRWIREELGTIEDFKVFLDGAHDRGLRVIIDFVMNHTSDSHPWFQSSRADPDGPYGNYYVWADTDEAYSQARVIFCDTEDSNWSWDSERKQFYWHRFFHHQPDLNFDEPRVMEEMLDAVRFWMDLGIDGFRLDAVPYLIEEEGTNCENLPGTHTILKQLRAMVDEEYPGRILLCEANQWPDDVVAYFGDGDECQMAFHFPVMPRLYMGLRRGSRECISEILAATPDIPAGCQWATFLRNHDELTLEMVTEEDRQYMWEEYAPEPRWRCNLGIRRRLSPLLDNDEAKVRLLNAMLLSLPGSPVLYYGDEIGMGDDPWLPDRDGVRTPMQWDDSETAGFSTALPEDFHLPLIHTFGHGPEDVNVARQMDDSSSLLVWTRAMLGIRRHHPVFGTGKFTDLGGEDMAVMSFLRHDEDTTILCLANLSDTDRTVTLDLPQFAGMTGVSLIHGQDAHPVEADGTLTVAMPPYGYRWLQMTGEESS from the coding sequence ATGACCCATTCCTCCTACACCCCGGCCGAGGACATTCCAGAGACCCTGGCACCGACCGGGGCTCTCGGACTCACCTCGGCCCAGTTGCAGGCCAAGCTCGACGAGATTCACCCGATCGGATCGATCGATCGCACAGACACCGAGTGGTTCCGCACCGCCGTCTTCTACGAGGTCCTGGTGCGCTCCTTCAAGGACTCCAACGGTGACGGCACCGGCGACTTCAAGGGGTTGACCGAGAAACTCGACTACCTGCAGTGGCTGGGAGTGGACTGCCTGTGGCTTCCCCCCTTCTACGACTCCCCGCTCCACGACGGCGGCTACGACATCCGCGACTACCGCTGGATCCGCGAGGAGCTGGGCACGATCGAGGATTTCAAGGTCTTCCTCGACGGCGCCCACGACCGTGGCTTGCGCGTCATCATTGATTTCGTCATGAACCACACCTCGGACTCCCACCCCTGGTTCCAGTCTTCCCGAGCCGATCCTGACGGCCCCTACGGCAACTACTACGTGTGGGCCGACACCGACGAGGCTTACTCGCAGGCTCGTGTCATCTTCTGCGACACCGAGGATTCCAACTGGTCCTGGGATTCCGAACGCAAGCAGTTCTACTGGCACCGCTTCTTCCACCACCAACCCGACCTCAACTTCGACGAACCTCGGGTCATGGAGGAGATGCTTGACGCTGTTCGGTTCTGGATGGACCTGGGCATCGACGGTTTCCGTCTCGACGCCGTCCCCTACCTCATCGAGGAAGAGGGAACCAACTGCGAGAACTTGCCGGGAACCCACACGATCCTCAAACAACTGCGTGCCATGGTCGACGAGGAGTACCCCGGCCGCATCCTGCTGTGCGAGGCCAACCAGTGGCCCGACGACGTCGTCGCCTACTTCGGTGACGGTGACGAGTGCCAGATGGCCTTCCACTTCCCCGTCATGCCACGTCTGTACATGGGCCTGCGCCGCGGGTCCAGGGAGTGCATCAGCGAGATCCTGGCCGCCACCCCGGACATCCCGGCGGGGTGCCAGTGGGCAACCTTCCTGCGCAACCATGACGAGCTCACCCTCGAGATGGTGACCGAGGAGGACCGCCAGTACATGTGGGAGGAATACGCTCCCGAACCGCGCTGGCGATGCAACCTGGGCATTCGTCGCCGGTTGAGCCCCCTGCTCGACAACGACGAGGCCAAGGTTCGTCTGCTCAATGCCATGTTGCTGTCCCTGCCCGGCTCCCCGGTGCTCTACTACGGTGACGAGATCGGCATGGGCGATGACCCGTGGCTTCCTGACCGCGATGGCGTGCGCACCCCGATGCAGTGGGACGATTCCGAGACAGCGGGTTTCTCAACCGCTCTGCCGGAGGATTTCCACCTGCCTCTCATCCACACCTTTGGCCACGGCCCCGAGGACGTCAACGTCGCACGCCAGATGGACGACTCGTCCTCCCTGCTGGTGTGGACCCGCGCCATGCTGGGCATCCGTCGTCATCACCCGGTGTTCGGAACTGGCAAGTTCACCGATCTGGGCGGCGAGGACATGGCCGTGATGTCCTTCCTACGCCACGACGAGGACACCACCATCCTGTGCCTGGCCAATCTCTCCGACACCGATCGGACCGTCACCCTCGACCTGCCGCAGTTCGCAGGGATGACGGGAGTGTCGCTCATTCACGGCCAGGATGCCCATCCGGTCGAGGCCGACGGAACCCTGACGGTTGCCATGCCGCCCTATGGTTACCGATGGCTGCAGATGACCGGGGAGGAGTCGTCATGA
- a CDS encoding glucose PTS transporter subunit IIA, with product MSSTASQIVDVVGGPDNIVGLTHCATRLRFQLRDSSAIDKADVEKIPGVMGAVPQSGNRYQVVIGGAVNSVYNDIMALPNMQNLGSRNTEPSDADVKAAHRSQGPRGKFSWLDNLFEYLSDSFRPIMGTLLGASLFITFMALMGTMGVIGNWADSRVSLPPSWQFVNLAWQCVFYFLPLLVAYNATKRLNADPWVGFSVMAVVMLPGFAELGKAAHPLSLGGFEVNVVEVFGLPLTIFNYGSQVFPPLIMAAILAPLYKWLKKVISPNVQMIFVPFLTMLIMIPLTAFLIGPIGVYAGAGLANGLKAVNDVSPFIFAVLIPLLYPFMVPLGLHWPLNAVMLLNIQTLGYDYIQGPMGAWNFACFGATAGVLFLSIRDKDVTMRQSATGALAAGLLGGISEPSLYGIHLRYKKIYPSMLVGCLVGGVIIGAGGGLHTPAFVFTSLLTIPAFDNIGLYAVAIAASFFTAMALVIVRDYRDDDEKAAAKARRAEAKAAQARGTKATPGALATASAGAATAGTATVGTVSTGSASAETATVGTATAGSATAVATRPTTQTATVDSAETSTAAEVASKALTITSPLKGRAVPISQIPDPVFSTGVVGDGIAIDPTDNVVLCPADATVITAPDSGHAVGLKLDSGVELLIHVGIDTVELDGKGFDVKVKAGDHVAAGQPLVVFDPAVIDAAGYSRITPVLVTNGFDYSNVTGIPADEVTTSTPVLTVEK from the coding sequence ATGTCATCAACTGCGTCCCAGATCGTGGACGTGGTGGGCGGCCCCGACAACATCGTCGGCCTGACCCATTGCGCCACCCGTCTGCGATTCCAGCTTCGTGACTCCTCGGCCATCGACAAGGCCGACGTGGAGAAGATCCCCGGCGTCATGGGAGCAGTACCCCAGTCGGGCAACCGTTACCAGGTCGTCATCGGCGGGGCGGTCAACAGTGTCTACAACGACATCATGGCACTGCCGAACATGCAGAACCTCGGCTCCAGGAACACAGAGCCCTCCGATGCCGACGTCAAGGCCGCGCATCGTTCCCAGGGTCCGCGCGGAAAGTTCTCCTGGCTCGACAACCTGTTCGAGTACCTGTCGGACTCCTTCCGTCCGATCATGGGAACCCTTCTGGGTGCCTCGCTGTTCATCACCTTCATGGCCCTCATGGGCACCATGGGTGTCATCGGCAACTGGGCCGACTCCCGCGTCTCCCTGCCCCCAAGTTGGCAGTTCGTGAACCTTGCCTGGCAGTGTGTCTTCTACTTCTTGCCACTGCTGGTCGCCTACAACGCCACCAAGCGCCTCAACGCTGACCCCTGGGTGGGATTCTCCGTCATGGCCGTCGTCATGCTCCCCGGGTTCGCCGAGCTCGGTAAGGCGGCCCACCCGCTGTCCCTGGGCGGATTCGAGGTCAACGTCGTCGAGGTCTTCGGCCTGCCGTTGACGATCTTCAACTACGGCTCGCAGGTTTTCCCGCCTCTCATCATGGCGGCCATCCTGGCTCCGTTGTACAAGTGGCTCAAGAAGGTCATCTCCCCCAATGTCCAGATGATCTTCGTGCCCTTCCTGACCATGCTCATCATGATCCCGCTGACGGCCTTCCTCATCGGCCCCATCGGGGTCTACGCCGGCGCTGGCCTGGCCAACGGACTCAAGGCGGTCAACGACGTCTCCCCATTCATCTTCGCCGTCCTCATCCCGTTGCTCTACCCGTTCATGGTTCCGCTGGGTCTGCACTGGCCGCTCAACGCCGTCATGCTGCTCAACATCCAGACCCTAGGCTACGACTACATTCAGGGCCCGATGGGTGCCTGGAACTTTGCCTGCTTCGGCGCCACCGCCGGCGTTTTGTTCTTGTCCATCCGTGACAAGGACGTGACGATGCGTCAGAGCGCAACCGGCGCCCTGGCAGCCGGTCTGCTCGGCGGTATCTCCGAGCCCAGCCTCTACGGCATCCACCTGCGCTACAAGAAGATCTACCCGTCCATGCTGGTGGGCTGTCTTGTCGGTGGTGTCATCATCGGTGCTGGTGGCGGTCTGCACACCCCGGCCTTCGTCTTCACCTCCCTGCTGACGATCCCGGCCTTCGACAACATCGGCCTGTACGCGGTCGCCATCGCAGCCTCCTTCTTCACCGCCATGGCCCTGGTCATCGTGCGCGACTACCGTGACGACGACGAGAAGGCTGCTGCCAAGGCTCGCCGCGCTGAGGCCAAGGCCGCCCAGGCTCGCGGCACCAAGGCCACACCGGGCGCCCTCGCCACTGCATCTGCCGGTGCTGCCACCGCTGGGACTGCGACTGTTGGGACTGTCAGCACCGGGAGTGCTAGCGCTGAAACTGCCACTGTTGGGACTGCCACCGCTGGGAGTGCGACCGCAGTTGCCACCAGGCCCACGACCCAGACCGCCACGGTTGACTCAGCCGAGACCTCCACTGCCGCTGAGGTCGCATCGAAGGCCCTCACCATCACCTCCCCCCTCAAGGGGCGTGCAGTTCCGATCTCCCAGATCCCCGACCCGGTATTCTCCACCGGAGTCGTCGGTGACGGTATCGCCATTGATCCCACTGACAACGTGGTCCTCTGTCCCGCCGACGCCACCGTCATCACGGCCCCCGATTCCGGCCACGCCGTCGGGCTCAAGCTGGATTCGGGCGTCGAGCTGCTCATCCATGTCGGTATCGACACCGTCGAGCTGGACGGTAAGGGATTCGACGTCAAGGTCAAGGCTGGCGACCACGTCGCTGCTGGCCAGCCCTTGGTCGTCTTTGACCCCGCCGTCATCGACGCCGCGGGCTACTCGAGGATCACCCCGGTCCTGGTGACCAATGGGTTCGACTACTCCAACGTCACCGGCATTCCAGCCGACGAGGTCACCACCAGCACCCCGGTCCTCACCGTGGAGAAGTGA
- a CDS encoding alpha-1,4-glucan--maltose-1-phosphate maltosyltransferase, with amino-acid sequence MSANALAGETSQQEADTPSPRRAAEHADDEALVSATSAIDVPGCPPLRGFGRIPVHNVHPEVEGGQLPIYSVVDEEFEVTANVFREGHDAVGASVVLTDPDGNRHVTDMHQVDPWGLDIWTARVSAGTEGDWTMHVEGWSDTWGTWHHNADAKLAAGIDIELVCAEGHALISEAITHAEHAGDADAVVALREADASLTPDRAPDSLRQVINTFAFSQAMRIHAPRPLTSPTTPAPLRVERRRALYGSWYEFFPRSQGAHIGEDGHWVSGTFDSSWQRLDAAAAMGFDVVYLPPIHPIGTTFRKGKDNTLTPGPDDPGSPWAIGSAAGGHDAIHPDLGTFEDFDRFVAHAHELGMEVALDFALQASPDHPWVTEHPEWFTTRVDGTIAYAENPPKKYQDIYPINFDNDPEGIYHECLRLLELWISHGVTIFRVDNPHTKPLNFWAWLLEQVHRRHPEVIFLAEAFTRPEMMGALGKVGFQQGYSYFTWRTAKWELEEYLDEVSHQSAHFYRPNFFTNTPDINPIYLNDGNPAGFAIRAILAATMSPSWGMYSGFEICEHEPLPGREEYAHSEKYEYRPRDFDSESNITLLVTRLNEIRRAHPALQQLRDTTIHHAPHDNVFVFSKKAGDDVVIVIVSLDPVWGVESQIMLDMAALGLGDEDTFEVHDELTGADFTWGQEAFVRLYPAQPAHILHVRKTTS; translated from the coding sequence GTGTCGGCGAATGCGCTGGCAGGTGAGACTAGCCAGCAGGAGGCCGACACGCCTTCGCCTCGGCGCGCCGCTGAGCACGCCGACGACGAGGCCCTGGTCTCTGCAACCTCAGCCATCGACGTTCCCGGTTGTCCCCCGCTGCGTGGTTTCGGGCGTATCCCCGTCCACAACGTCCACCCTGAGGTCGAGGGTGGTCAATTGCCGATCTACTCAGTCGTCGACGAGGAGTTCGAGGTCACGGCCAATGTCTTTCGTGAGGGCCACGACGCCGTGGGCGCCAGCGTCGTCCTCACTGACCCGGATGGCAACCGTCATGTCACCGACATGCATCAGGTCGATCCCTGGGGCTTGGACATCTGGACCGCCCGTGTCTCGGCCGGTACCGAGGGCGACTGGACGATGCACGTCGAGGGCTGGTCGGACACCTGGGGTACCTGGCACCACAATGCTGACGCCAAACTGGCCGCTGGCATCGACATCGAGCTCGTCTGCGCCGAGGGTCACGCGCTCATCAGTGAGGCCATCACCCATGCCGAGCACGCCGGCGACGCCGACGCCGTGGTAGCCCTGCGCGAGGCCGATGCCAGCCTCACCCCTGACCGTGCCCCGGACTCGCTGCGCCAGGTCATCAACACCTTCGCCTTTTCCCAGGCGATGCGTATCCATGCCCCGCGCCCGTTGACCTCCCCCACCACCCCGGCCCCACTTCGGGTGGAGAGGCGTCGGGCCCTCTATGGCTCGTGGTACGAGTTCTTCCCACGGTCGCAGGGCGCCCACATCGGCGAGGACGGCCACTGGGTCTCAGGCACCTTCGACTCCTCCTGGCAGCGACTCGACGCCGCCGCTGCGATGGGATTCGACGTCGTGTATCTGCCGCCGATCCATCCCATCGGAACCACCTTCCGCAAGGGCAAGGACAACACTCTGACCCCTGGACCCGATGATCCCGGTTCGCCGTGGGCCATTGGTTCTGCAGCCGGCGGCCACGACGCCATCCACCCCGATCTGGGCACCTTCGAGGACTTCGACCGCTTCGTCGCCCATGCCCATGAGCTGGGTATGGAAGTGGCCTTGGACTTCGCCCTGCAGGCATCCCCGGACCACCCGTGGGTCACAGAGCACCCGGAGTGGTTCACCACCCGCGTCGACGGCACCATCGCCTACGCGGAGAACCCGCCGAAGAAGTATCAGGACATCTATCCGATCAACTTCGACAACGACCCGGAGGGCATCTACCACGAGTGCCTGCGGCTGCTCGAGTTGTGGATCTCCCACGGGGTGACGATCTTCCGAGTCGACAACCCGCACACCAAACCGCTCAACTTCTGGGCCTGGTTGTTGGAACAAGTGCATCGCCGTCATCCGGAGGTCATCTTCCTGGCCGAGGCCTTCACCCGTCCCGAGATGATGGGTGCCCTGGGCAAGGTCGGCTTCCAGCAGGGCTACTCCTACTTCACGTGGCGCACCGCCAAGTGGGAGTTGGAGGAGTACCTCGATGAGGTCTCCCACCAGAGCGCCCACTTCTACCGCCCGAACTTCTTCACCAACACCCCCGACATCAACCCGATCTACCTCAACGACGGCAACCCCGCCGGATTCGCCATCCGGGCGATCCTCGCGGCAACCATGAGCCCGTCCTGGGGCATGTACTCCGGGTTCGAGATCTGTGAGCATGAACCCCTGCCCGGACGCGAGGAGTACGCCCACTCCGAGAAGTACGAGTACCGTCCGCGCGACTTCGACTCCGAGTCGAACATCACACTGCTGGTCACCCGGCTCAACGAGATTCGCCGCGCCCACCCGGCCCTGCAACAGCTGCGTGACACCACCATTCACCATGCTCCCCACGACAACGTCTTCGTGTTCTCCAAGAAGGCTGGCGACGACGTCGTCATCGTCATCGTCTCGCTGGATCCGGTGTGGGGTGTGGAGTCGCAGATCATGCTGGACATGGCTGCTCTTGGCCTGGGAGACGAGGACACCTTCGAGGTCCACGACGAGCTCACGGGTGCCGACTTCACCTGGGGACAGGAAGCCTTCGTCAGGCTCTACCCCGCCCAGCCGGCCCACATCCTGCACGTGCGGAAGACCACCTCATGA
- the glgB gene encoding 1,4-alpha-glucan branching protein GlgB has protein sequence MAHDEFGGLTGWDLEGFHSGGDTEVWKRLGSHVVTIVDDERGPITGTRFAVWAPNAQAVEVIADFNWWTGDPMRLIPGSGVWGTFIEGVGEGTLYKFRIQDQGGTWHEKVDPMARFSEQAPQNASIVTETHYEWNDDEWIARREAAHAHAEPMSVYEVHLGGWRQGLTYRQLADELVSYVTWQGYTHVEFMPLAEHPFAPSWGYQVTGYFSPTSRYGSPDDLRYLIDKLHQAGIGVIMDWVPGHFPKDDWALGRFDGTALYEHADPRQGEHMDWGTYIFNYGRNEVKSFLVSNALYWISEFHVDGLRVDAVASMLYLDYSREEGQWVPNKYGGRENLEAIDFLRYVNSHLYSRHPGILMIAEESTSFPGVTKPVDHGGLGFGFKWNMGWMNDSLRYMELNPFHRQYHHGEMTFAMVYQYSENFILPISHDEVVHGKGSMITKMPGDDWQQFASLRAFYSYMWSFPGKQLVFMGQEFGQRHEFDESVSLEWFVADLWGHGGLKRLFRDLNKVYKDNPALWQLDSDPRGFEWINADDAGNNLFSWLRRSEDGSTIACLTNFSPNPQTDYRVGLPKEGVWTEILNTDSLEYDGTGEFGNLGQVVATPIPVPDRFPAVATVCVPPMGSVWLRHDPSATATLPGDPGMQ, from the coding sequence ATGGCTCACGATGAGTTCGGAGGACTCACCGGTTGGGACCTCGAGGGGTTCCATTCCGGTGGGGACACGGAGGTGTGGAAGAGACTGGGCTCCCACGTCGTCACCATTGTCGACGACGAGCGCGGCCCCATCACCGGAACCCGGTTCGCCGTCTGGGCCCCCAATGCCCAGGCTGTCGAGGTGATCGCAGACTTCAACTGGTGGACCGGCGACCCGATGCGTCTCATCCCGGGCTCTGGTGTCTGGGGCACCTTCATCGAGGGGGTGGGAGAGGGCACCCTCTACAAGTTCCGCATCCAGGACCAGGGGGGCACCTGGCACGAGAAGGTCGACCCCATGGCCCGCTTCAGCGAGCAGGCCCCGCAGAACGCCTCCATCGTCACCGAGACCCACTACGAGTGGAATGACGACGAGTGGATCGCCCGCCGTGAGGCCGCTCACGCCCACGCCGAGCCGATGAGCGTCTACGAGGTCCACCTGGGCGGATGGCGTCAAGGGCTGACCTACCGTCAGCTCGCTGACGAGCTGGTCAGTTACGTGACCTGGCAGGGGTACACCCACGTGGAGTTCATGCCGCTGGCCGAGCATCCCTTCGCTCCATCGTGGGGCTACCAGGTCACCGGATACTTCTCTCCGACCAGCCGTTACGGCTCCCCCGACGATCTGCGTTACCTCATCGACAAGCTTCACCAGGCCGGCATCGGCGTCATCATGGACTGGGTTCCCGGACACTTCCCCAAGGACGACTGGGCCCTGGGACGCTTCGACGGCACCGCCCTCTACGAGCACGCCGATCCGCGTCAGGGCGAGCACATGGACTGGGGAACCTACATCTTCAACTACGGCCGCAACGAGGTGAAGTCCTTCCTCGTCTCCAATGCGCTGTACTGGATCAGCGAGTTCCACGTCGACGGTCTGCGTGTCGACGCCGTCGCCTCAATGCTGTACCTGGACTACTCCCGCGAGGAGGGGCAGTGGGTGCCCAACAAGTACGGCGGCCGCGAGAACCTGGAGGCCATCGACTTCCTGCGCTACGTCAACTCGCACCTGTACTCGCGCCACCCCGGCATCCTCATGATCGCCGAGGAGTCGACCAGCTTCCCGGGCGTCACCAAACCTGTCGACCACGGTGGCCTGGGATTCGGGTTCAAGTGGAACATGGGCTGGATGAACGACTCCCTGCGCTACATGGAACTCAACCCGTTCCATCGTCAGTACCACCACGGCGAGATGACCTTCGCCATGGTCTACCAGTACTCGGAGAACTTCATCTTGCCGATCAGCCATGACGAGGTTGTGCACGGCAAGGGATCGATGATCACCAAGATGCCCGGTGACGACTGGCAGCAGTTCGCGTCCTTGCGAGCCTTCTACTCCTACATGTGGTCCTTCCCCGGCAAGCAGTTGGTCTTCATGGGTCAGGAGTTCGGCCAGCGTCACGAGTTCGACGAATCGGTCAGCCTGGAATGGTTCGTCGCCGATCTGTGGGGTCATGGTGGTCTCAAGCGCCTCTTCCGCGATCTCAACAAGGTTTACAAGGACAACCCCGCGTTGTGGCAACTCGACTCTGATCCTCGCGGGTTCGAGTGGATCAACGCCGACGACGCCGGCAACAACCTGTTCTCCTGGCTGCGCCGCAGCGAGGACGGCTCGACGATCGCCTGCCTCACGAACTTCTCTCCCAACCCGCAGACCGATTACCGCGTCGGCCTGCCCAAGGAGGGTGTGTGGACCGAGATCCTCAACACCGATTCCTTGGAGTACGACGGGACGGGAGAGTTCGGCAACCTCGGCCAGGTTGTGGCCACCCCGATACCGGTTCCTGACCGCTTCCCGGCCGTCGCCACCGTGTGTGTCCCGCCGATGGGATCGGTATGGCTGCGTCACGACCCCTCGGCAACCGCCACACTGCCCGGCGATCCGGGAATGCAGTGA